The Cryptomeria japonica chromosome 6, Sugi_1.0, whole genome shotgun sequence genomic interval tttatttccagaaaaagtataatgaaTCTATGAATAAtactctaaattgtattttagttagcattgatttaaaagcttattatatatatatatatatatatatatatatatatatatatatatatatatatatatatatatatatatatatgtttatatttttgatttaacttaatgtttttcccttgattatattggtttaaaattttgcatgtaaaattctctttcaaaaaaaaaatcatatataaatttatattgaaataaatttcatctttttaactatgcttatttaagttatgaaaatgtatatatatatatatataaatatatatatatatatatataaataaatatatatatttatatatatatatattattatatattatattttttttaaaaaaaattataaaaaaaaaaatgtttggggCCCCCcgtggactccactgtgtgtacgcacagtggacgaccgcgcggcgcccactgtgtgcacacacagtggagccgcttgcagcacccactgtgtgggcacacagtggacggccatggccgccactgtgtggccacacagtggggagccgctagcggcgcccactgtgtgggcacacagtggtgccgcggcaccactgtgagctcacacagtggtgcgcgcggccagccCGCCACCCGAAACCCCCGTGACCTGCAACTTTGAGATCGTGGCCGCTTgtagggtcttcggcccagcatgaAACTTTGTCTGTTAAAAAGGAaattgggttaaaccctagcccgaaaggggctagggcaatttaattaaaaaaaaaaagaataaatatattatttagtttagaaaatatttataaaagaaattagaaccctaattagggttgggcaacaatatggttttttaattaggaaattataatggtattcaaatttagaattaaaatatctgccatttaagtaaaaaaaaaatatatatatatatatatatgaatttttgagcattggtatagtaattaaattttaatatataaatatatgcatattcaaatatgaatatatgtatatatttaaataatccttattttaatttgggataaattataaagagaaattttttaaatttttttttgaaaggacTATATAGTCATATCGGGAGATAGAATTAAAATacctctcctattttctttagtttgattaatttaataaacctattgtctaagtatctcttggagatagaatttaaccagtaggttttccgcaattaaaatttaacaatttatcgatgcttaattcgtttcagaattagctcgaatttaataatgaaaatttcattaacgcttgtcgcaagagtgaactgttaattaaattagtatcttttttaaaaaaaaattgtttcgtttttgccctaaattttgggcatgacagtcaACCCCCATAGAGGTACCTCCTATCATGTCCTCAAAAACTCAGTTCAACCTATTGGTTGCCCCTAAATGCGACCAAACTGCCTTGACACATTGTCTGACAGATGTCTCTTAATGATATATGGTGTCCTCCCAATTAGGCACCGAGTTTGATAATAGTAGGGTAGTACCTCAGCGTCCTCCTCCCATTGCTCGTAGTCAAGGTATGGTCTCAATATCACAATGTCAATGGCATTTATCACATGCCTTCAATACTCCAACTTCCCTAGCCATGACTAGGAGATGATCATGTTGTACATGTGAACATACAACTAAATTGTGACATGAAACCTGTAGCACACTATGGACTAGTCACTGCAATATGCTTATAGGCCCACACATGCAATAGTGTCACCCTTGCAGGTAATCCACATCCTTCTAGGAACACAAActgatgtagatcatgatatagGTGAGCCAATAAGTATGGCCCACATGACGCCCATGCAAACTGTGTCCCCTAGGTGAGAATCATCTCCATAAACCATCCCCATACAATTGATAACCCATGTGTCGTCATGTCTAGGCAGATGTATCCACTGATAGCCCCTCCCACAACTGCTAGTAGCACTACACTTGAGTCAGCCATCTCATCCCAACTGACATGCCTTCCTCGATTCTCTAGATCATTGTCATTGAATACTTAACATAGAGCATCAACATCCCCATCCCTATTGTAGACAACCAACTCTTTGTGTATTGGAAAGCATAGAATCCAGTAGACATACTCAAGTGTAACTGACATCTCTCCTATAGGATGGTGGGAGGAGCTCATCTCACTGTACCACCACTCAACCAACATAGAAAATAGTCCCATATTTGCCctgatcttgggcatgaatgtcGCATACCATATTCCAAGTGCACTTAAGGTCACATGATCATCATCAATTAGTTACAACCACAATATCTATGTGTGTGAGAATCTCTCTCATGAATCCAAAGGTGCTAAAACAATCTGGAATGTGCTTGCAATCACAAATGCAATCCCATCAACATCAAATTTATTGGCTTACTTAAGTATTATCAAGATTTGTTAGCTTTATCCTATCTAACAACTTTATGAGTTGCAACTTAGTTTATCCTATTGGGGCAACAACCAGATTCTATCAATTCAACTAGTCATCCTATCTATCGTAGTTGTTTATCATATCTGCAATATTCCTAGCCCCTAGACTACACTTTAATCATATACACACTGATATTTATCATACACTTGTAAGGAATCCATATACACAGTTTTAAACTGCACATACATTACATTATCCCTATACGTTCTCATAAACCATACACACATCAAAAAAATTGCATATATAGTTTTGCATACCTTATACACACTATCACATCATATATGTAGTTTTACCTACCCTAAACATAGTTTGAGAAGAATGCTATCTTGCCATGTTTTTGACTACCTAAGTTTTGACCCCTATTAATTATGATGCCTCAAATGCACAACAATAGGAAAGTCAAGGTGTACTTACTGGCTCACCATACTCCTTTGGTTGTTTGTGATTTCATATCCACTTGAACCTATATAATCACTTCACTATCTTGTTATATGCTTCACActcctcttcttttctttgcacttttctcttcaaatgtgatggatgcaaatgaggagaTCCTTCCACAAGATTCTATTTATTGGCACTATAACCCTAATTGCTCGTGTTACCCCTCTATGGTCTACATGATCCCCTATGACCTATTCTTGGTCTGTTTTTCGCTCAACTAACCTTTCATTTTCCTTTTCTTCtctagcctctctctctctctctctctctctctctcacacacacacacacacacacacacacacacacacacacacacacacacacacacacacacacacacacacacacacacacacacacatcgagAAATCGTTTGACCTTGGCTTTCACTCTTTCACccaatctctcgagagggcataccaCCTTCGTATCGGGGTGAATCTTGTATCAATTAActtttattctttgaaacaacgcgataaactgcattgtctcaaagagggtcaaaatgcagacacctaaaattatcctagcctaaataattatttaattatctattttttttaattaaatgaatatttatttgtttaattaattcactaaaccttttctaCGCATTTTTCAATCctaatttaaatgattttttaatttaaatttcctttttctcatatcaaataaatattttatttatttaatttatgtggtcctccttctattaattaaataagttcgttaatttatttaattaattcatttaactttTTCTCCCTTCCATTTATCCAaatgacaagtgtctcctcttcgatcttaaccacttccttattttttttatttcctctacTTACCCTTCAATCTTAGCCGACCATATTTTgtctcacctcttaatcctatccctccatttttagaatgctctctataaaagaggctCTCTCATctcatccttcatcatcaaatctTGGAGTGTACTTACATTCCACCAAATTGACTTTAACCTACATTTTCATGATCAAgtctacatcatcacaacaacattcATTCTTCATTGAGCTTTTGTGAAAGCATGAAAATATGAGAGCAACAATAtcaaaacaatggagatcaaacccattTGATATGTGAAGGAATCATTTGGTTTATTTTGTAATTTTACATATCTGATGGTTCTTAATTGATATATTGTTGAATTtcattgtagatctagggttttgtggttggaactAGGGTTTGCAATATTTAGGGTTCAAATTTAGCATATACAATATTTAATGTGGGTGTCACATtaagatattatattgtatttatttgatatttgtgaAAAATTAGTATCGAATATTAAATGAGGGGTCAAAGGTTTTGTGGCACATGTTTTTACCTTACCACTAGTTGTATTTTGTGtgagcttgattttataaaagcaagcacatgttAGTGGTTTAGGTTGGCTAGTGGTTTGGGCTGTCATTATTGAGTCTTTTCGAGGAGTGCATATGTGAAACAAGACATGGGATACATGGAATCATTCTTGGACGCATGTAGAATGCGAATTGGAGGGCGTGATGTTTGAGAAGTATTCACTGTAACTTTGTAAGTGCTTTGTATTGCTTTATGGCTGAATAATATGATAGAGTAtgaatgcttttggaggctaggtttttcatTCATGAgcgttttcctagggtatatcttgtgttacTTTGTGTCTTGTCTATTTGATCTATGCATAATGTTATTTTTTATGCTTGTATACAtgtttttctctcatgggttatgtaggaaatggattaaatgtaACTGGGTATGAAGCATTCTTTGCTAACAAAATAAATGTATAATCTtgtttaataataataatacatacatacatacacacacatgcataattatactatatatattagtTTAGGTAAATAAATGTGAGTTGACTTGACTTGAGTATCGAGATAGTAATTGAAAATAGAGGAaacacaaatagaaaataaatatactTAGTTCAATGATCAAAGATGACACAAAGAATAAAGAAGATCTAGATTTGCTATGTTTCAAACTAGAAATGGCTAATAATTCATAGcaataaaaaaaatatgttgactctatacaaagacaaatttaattgtatatgtatacatatatgcatatgtacgtgtatgtgtatgtatatttgtatgcacacatatatgtatgtacacatatatacatatatgtatgtgtgtgtacatatatttgTACACATATATgcacaatacacacacacacacacacacacacacacacacacataaatatatatttctctgtgtgtgtgtgttgtaattttacacacacacacatactatacatatgcatatatgtatgcatgcatacatgtgtgtgtgtgtgtgtgtgtgcgcacaatttttttttttttttgtattgtaaaAGATTTGAACTCAACACTGTTTAGATGTCCTTTGACACACATATACACAAATTAGATTATATataatctttaaattttttttaatagtattattatgccgagaggcatctacaatgacatcaaaatgttcataaacaaaaattcaattttgaaacaatttgacatgcaaatgacgggtaaatgcatgaaatatgccatattttggtttttgtggaggtgttgttttattacttcaaaaaaaatagaaccatcgccacttgtctccaactatatgaaaccgttacattcaaatgatagtggaagagtgacataatatttaaaagggaacaatcaataaaatcaagtagTGTTGAGAGGTTAGTGGAGGAGTGGGCTTGACATTGTGAGTATCCGACAATTCTAAATCCCAGGTTCATGTTGTCGTCTTAGATAATGatggtacatacttaagcaactctattattatccatatttttgaaactcttgtatacTACTAATATTATTGCAATCGTTagattcccttctattataagatatctctcaacataatttacctatatttttaaaatatagataatactagttataatttttttataaagagGGGTAAATACTATGAACTAGTGAGGTCACAAAAGGGAGACATCATCCCCAACATAATAGTCAACAATAACACTCCAATAGAATTTGGAACTTGATGACAAGAACAATGACACCACATGTAAATCATCACACTATGCCAATAATGACTCtcataatattataattattataccaattaaaatattataaattttaaaaattaaatattttaaatatcttTCTACATTTAAAATTTACATCTACTTTTTACTAATAGTggcaaaatttaaaactaaataccATCGACATCCTTCTATATTTAGAGATTTATTTAAACCCTTTGAAAATTTTGATCAATCATTTATTATCCCAACAAAAATTTAGGTTTACCATGCATTATAAATGTTTGATTgcccaatttttatttatttatagataAAGACTTGTGAACTTTTCATTATTAAACTATAAGGATTATAGATAAACACATGAACTTTTCATTCAATTAGAAGGATTTTTCCTAAATGTTTGATTgcccaatttttatttatttatagataCCCCCTTGAACTTTTCATTGAAGTAGGCGGACTTTTTCATGACTTTTCTATCGAAAGGCCATGTGAGTGGATGGTGATAAACGCGTGGGTGCGTTTTGTCGGGAGAATGGTGGGTATAACTCATCACTTGATAGAATTATTTTTGTTGCAGTCAACAAATAAAATACACTAACCTGTAAATTTGTCGGGCAGCAAAAGCACAGAGCCCGAAGTCTTAGATACCtcttatctttatcatctgttaagTAATGGCATTTTGTATGAGAAACTTTACACGTTGGCTTGCCACCAAAAATAATTTAAACCGAACAATTCCAAGAGCAGAGCACGTACCCATTATTTCATAAAATCTGGACACGGTACTCCCACATTCTCAAATCCGCCAAAAGAACATAAAAAACAAAATCATAGTGGAGGAAGAAACATGACATGAAAGACCAGAATGAAATTAGTTGCTGCTCTCCCCGTTTATTGCTAGTCCCGAAGTCTATAAGCGCCGAATACAAATTATTCGAATAGTACAGCTTCCCATTTCGATGGCAAAAGCAAATTCAAACTGTCTGGTTTTTGTTCTGAATGGAGAGAGAAGAGAAGTAGATCTGTCTCAAATCAACCCATCAACTAGTCTGCTCTCTTATCTTCGTTGTCATACTGATTACAAAGGAGCTAAACTTGGCTGTGGAGAAGGTAGGTCTCATCATCGATAAAATTTTAATTCAAATTGGATTCTCTGAAGCCTCTACTTTGCTTTATATGAACATTTGTGTTCTTTCTTTCCTATTTGTTCGTTTTAGAGAACACGGTGTTTTAGTTTTGCCAGAGACTGCTTGTACATAGGTTCACCCACGAAACACTTCATTGACAGGGGATTTGTTAGGCTTGTAACTTAAACAGAGTAGAGAATGCAACACAATTCCAGTTTAGCTCCAATATTTGTAATAGTGGAGCTTAAATTGGGAAAAGAATGAATTTCGAGGATGCACCACACTTCCACTTTTTAAGTCAAGTATTTGTAGTGGACGGAAATTAAGCTGAGAAGTTAATGAAATCATAAGTGAAGCAACTAACCAAGTTTTGGAGAATGGATTTTAAAACTGGTTACTCATATGAGAATAACCTGAAGTAGTAGTAGATACACTCCTAAATGCCAATTTGGGCTCAAGCAATCTAATTGTTTGCAGGTGGGTGTGGGGCTTGTGTGGTGTTCTTATCAAAATACAATGCTGATTCACAGAAGATATATGGATTTTCAATATCTTCTTGCTTGACACTGTTGGGTTCTATAGCTGGTTGTTCCATCATAACTTCTGAAGGCCTTGGGAATTGCAGGGACGATTATCATGCTATCCACAAAAGGATTGCAGGTTTTCATGCATCACAGTGTGGGTACTGCACTCCAGGATGGTGCATGTCTCTTTATGGTGCTCTTCATCAGGCCGAAGCTAAAGGAGCACATGAACTTAGACAGGGGTTTTCAAACCTTTCAGTTTTGGAAGCAGAAAAATCTATTGCAGGCAATTTGTGCAGGTGTACTGGCTACAGACCCATTGCTGATGTGTGTAAGAGTTTTGCAGCAGAGGTTGATTTGGAAGACTTGGGTCTCAACtccttttggaaaaagaaagaaatcccGGACCTAAATAAACTTCCTAAATATGATCGAGCTGCAGTGCAAACAAATCCCAAATTCTGTAGCCAAAAGTGTGAAGAATCTGGAACTCCCACATTGAATTTCGCTTATAAGGATGAGTTTGATGGAGAACAACGCGTTTGGATTAGACCATCCAACTTGGAGGAGACTTTGGGAACTTTGAAAGAAACTGCCAAGGAAAATGTTGAACTTAAGCTGGTTGTAGGTAATACTAGTGCTGGGATCTACAAAAATGTAAGACCTAAAGTTTTTGTTGATATCAGTAATATCCCAGAGCTACAGATTATTAAAAGACATGAATTTGGGATTGAAATTGGAGCAGCTGTAACCATTTCCAATCTTATTGAAGTCCTGGAGGATGCAAATGATGTTTTGGATCCTGGGAAACTAGTTTATCCTAGAAATTTAATCTTTGAGATCATTGGCAATCACCTAAAAAAGGTGGCCTCTGGATTTATTAGAAATACAGCTAGCATTGGTGGTAATTTAATTATGGCCAAGAAATTGTCATTTGATTCAGATCTTGCAACCATTCTCCTTGGAGCTAGTGCAACAGTCAAAATTATTTCAATTGAGAAAATAGAATCTGTATTAACCATGGAAGAATTCCTTGACAAACCTTGTCTTGATTCAGGGGCACTGTTGCTATCAGTACGCATTCCATACTGGAATAAAGTTAATAATCGAGTTGAAGATAGTGACATCAATGGTAGTTTTGAATGTTACGAAAATCTATTCAAAACATATAGGGCGGCCCCTCGTCCGCTTGGTAATGCAGTGTCATATGTTAATGCTGCTTTCTTGGCTCAAATCTCACTCAATAAACCTCAAGGACATCTGATTGCAAAGAGTCTTCGGCTTGCTTTTGGTGCATTTGGTGTGAAGCATGCAATAAGAGCTAAAAGCATAGAAGAATTCCTCATCGATAAAGTTATATCTTCATCTATTCTTCTCGAGGCAATAGAAATGCTTAAAGCACATATCATTCCTGTGGAAGGCACCTCAAAATCTGCTTACAGGCAAAGTGTGGCTGTTGGTTTCCTTTTTGACTTCTTTTGTCCTTTTGTAAATAATATGGTTCCTCCTTGCATTATTGATCCTCGAGAAGTGAGCAATAGCCAGAGTGGGATTACTCCCAACACTATGAATTGGTCTTGTAAACCGAAAAGTCTTACAAGTGGTAAACAAACTATGGAGTTTCATCTAGAGTATCATCCAGTGGGTCAGCCTTCTTCAAAAGTAGCTGCCGAGCTTCAGGCATCAGGTAATGTCCCATTCTTTTGGATTTTTAATTATCAATACCCACAATCTGCTTGACTACAATGGAGCTAGCCATTCTAGACGAATTAAAATAATCAATCCTCAAAAGACAGTCTTTTGCATAGATGGTTTTAATGACAGTCAAGAAGCTAAAGCAATCTGAAGGTGAACGTTCTATGGAAAATCGGTTTTTGTATATGTTTGCTTGGAATTAACCAAAAGTAATCTAAAATCCTTTCCTTGCTCTGATATAAGATCTCATCATAATAAATGGCATAGTTTGTCATTCGAGGAATCTTGAGATTCTTTCTAAGTTGACAGCCTGTTCCATGAGGGGCCAACAATTAAAGTTCCAGTCTACATGTCATTCAGCTGAAAAGACATGTTACTTTAATATGGCACTGTATGTTTTTGCTCATTTTGTACTCACAATTTGCAGCAATGAGGAACTGAAAATAAATGATCATTTTTCTAATGACAAAATCATAGTTAAAAGACTCGAACTCTGCAAGCTGATTTTTGACCTGGACTTGAACTTGGCATAGCTTtggcaaaaattgaaaaaaaacacgATTATATAGAGATTCttaaggatttaaaactttcaGCATAACCCTTCAATAAAACTTTAAAGACATAATAAACTAATAAATAGAAGTTATTTTGATCACAAACACAAGTACACATCAATCACATAAGTATGAAAGTGCATTTTAGCTGAAGGAAACAACATTTTTAGAGATATAAAATTTGTCAAGTGTTTAAGGTGTACAAACTCATGTATCATGATGTCAATGGCATCAAAAACATAAATCATAATATGGAGTCATGAACTATGATAGAAAGAAGCTTGTATCCTCAGCCCACCATTTCTGACTGTATGTGGAGTTGTGTGCTTATATCTCAGACAAGTCTGCAAATGCTACTACAGCCTTAGGAGCATTACTTAGGATAGGGTTTTCTTAGAGAACTAGAAGTATAAATGTAATTTAATTATTGGGAATTTAATtgggaaaaagttgaaaaaataaaaaaaatgttgctTTTCCATCCAACTTGGCCCAAAAAGATATTCATTATTTTGTTTTCTAAAACTAGAGCAGGGATTTGGGAGCAGTACCCCTCACGGTATCCAGGGGCAGCCCATTTTTTATAATTTTGCTTTTAACTGGCATCCAAAAGTTCTCCAAACTATTCAAAAAAAGCTCGACTTTTATGTTTTTACACAAGCATTTTCAAACTTTTATGGCTTTTTTCTTTCTCTTGGTTTTCATaagtgttgtgacattttcacacatcgccccattgctaacggggaccccctcttttccgtCTTGCTGTGTTAGGTTAGGATTTTGGctcttagtgggcaattttgtgtttcccgtgcccaagtctcggagttttgatcatgcctagtgtcgtctagggtttttga includes:
- the LOC131033167 gene encoding indole-3-acetaldehyde oxidase isoform X2 translates to MAKANSNCLVFVLNGERREVDLSQINPSTSLLSYLRCHTDYKGAKLGCGEGGCGACVVFLSKYNADSQKIYGFSISSCLTLLGSIAGCSIITSEGLGNCRDDYHAIHKRIAGFHASQCGYCTPGWCMSLYGALHQAEAKGAHELRQGFSNLSVLEAEKSIAGNLCRCTGYRPIADVCKSFAAEVDLEDLGLNSFWKKKEIPDLNKLPKYDRAAVQTNPKFCSQKCEESGTPTLNFAYKDEFDGEQRVWIRPSNLEETLGTLKETAKENVELKLVVGNTSAGIYKNVRPKVFVDISNIPELQIIKRHEFGIEIGAAVTISNLIEVLEDANDVLDPGKLVYPRNLIFEIIGNHLKKVASGFIRNTASIGGNLIMAKKLSFDSDLATILLGASATVKIISIEKIESVLTMEEFLDKPCLDSGALLLSVRIPYWNKVNNRVEDSDINGSFECYENLFKTYRAAPRPLGNAVSYVNAAFLAQISLNKPQGHLIAKSLRLAFGAFGVKHAIRAKSIEEFLIDKVISSSILLEAIEMLKAHIIPVEGTSKSAYRQSVAVGFLFDFFCPFVNNMVPPCIIDPREVSNSQSGITPNTMNWSCKPKSLTSGKQTMEFHLEYHPVGQPSSKVAAELQASGEVVYVDDIPSPKNCLYGAYVYSEKALALIKKVDVKHVLESPSVVSYISSSDIPKQGRNIGAEALFGGETLLAEDTVECIGQPIGLMVANTWHDAKRAADKVTVDYDCETLGPPILSVEDAREKESFFPVPEWFAPKPIGDFAEGMSEADHNIESAEVKIGSQYFFYLENQTALAVPDEDECMVVYSSCQNPCILQTSIAKCLGIPINNVRVITRRVGGGFGGKAFRSVPVAVTCALAAYKLKRPVRMYLDRTTDMITTGGRHPIKANYTVGFKSDGKITALHVDLFIDAGFSPDISPALPYNIISAMKKYNWGALSFDYKVCKTNLPSKSAMRGPGDAQGSFIAENIIEHVASILGLDSIVVREKNLHTFESAVFFYGSYVESPIGYTLPSIWEKLKQSASMNERMKNIRDFNAANRWFKRGLSMVPCFFLAMLTPRPARVTIFGDGSIAVEVGGVELGQGIWTKVKQMTTYALGQLWPGLSEDIMSKVRIVQTDSISLAHGGITSGSTTSEGSCEAVRHACNILVERLHPIETYLKKSSPNGFCWKDLIFQLKPWVFFLVLRLKCNQWIFLHKFTGFLIQILQNISILVQQQVRLRLTFFREQLQYFKQISFMTVEEA